One segment of Primulina tabacum isolate GXHZ01 chromosome 14, ASM2559414v2, whole genome shotgun sequence DNA contains the following:
- the LOC142524237 gene encoding uncharacterized protein LOC142524237 produces the protein MAICIITKVFSIIFVLCCAAISPSTCSSNATDVLALLAFRAAIIDPLGALNSWNQSRDYCSWEGIACGSKNRDRVVAINLMSRGLVGTLSPHIGNLSFLMAIVLQNNSFYGPIPEQIGRLRLLEYVEFSNNSFVGEIPRNISQCPSLVYLNLIDNRLSGSIPVELGSLLNLEDLGLGKNNLSGSIPPILGNLTSLTQLSLVMCNFRGEIPESLAQLRRLNFLSLTGNHLTGRIPSGLFNISTISTFDVSVNELQGVIPGDIGLTLPNLENLHLAENQFTGELPVSLSNATSLETVYFAFNRFKGPMPKELGRLSNLKSFAIKNNLIHDDLSFIASLTNCTNLMTLEFGVNLWKGSLPDLMCNLSRRLEHLDISGSQIHGNIPSDIGNLVGLNYLLIYETNIEGPIPFGIGKLSNMGILALAGNRLAGEIPRSFGNLTLLNKLYLQGNNLSGSIPQSLGNFTRLQLLDIGNNFLDGSIPPQIMSLSSISSYLRLSYNALTGSIPSEVGALTHLTDLDLSYNRLSGLIPNSLSGCTSLGRIQLQDNLLQGEIPQGLSALTGLQDLDLSRNNLSGKIPVFLARLNLVNLNISFNRFNGEVPIQGIFGNKTALSVEGNVELCGGILELKLPPCSSMKSSKKPLPTLLKIIIPTLASVGLCVTLCACIFIRIYRPKLFMKEQTSAGLINGDLFMRLSYGDLLKATCGFSEDNLVGAGRFGSVYKGILEDGKITVAIKVLNLLVKGASKSFIAECIALKGIRHRNLLKLLSVCESIDFQRGEFRALVYEFMSSGSLEDLLYPNNKRNEEHDAEFQCLDMFQRLKIAIDIAHAPEYLHIGTDSPIIHGDLKPSNVLLDDDMTAHVGDFGLSKKVSDMLESPESSNTIGIKGTIGYVPPEYGTSNTV, from the exons ATGGCAATATGTATAATCACTAAAGTGTTTTCCATTATTTTTGTGCTGTGTTGTGCTGCAATAAGTCCATCGACATGCTCCAGCAATGCAACCGATGTACTTGCGTTGCTAGCTTTTAGAGCAGCTATTATCGACCCTCTCGGAGCTTTGAACTCCTGGAATCAGTCACGAGATTATTGCAGCTGGGAGGGAATTGCATGTGGTTCCAAGAACCGTGATAGAGTTGTGGCAATAAACCTCATGTCTCGTGGCTTGGTGGGAACTCTTTCACCTCATATTGGCAATCTCTCTTTTCTTATGGCTATTGTTCTCCAAAACAATAGCTTTTATGGCCCAATTCCCGAACAGATAGGTCGCTTACGGCTCCTAGAGTATGTTGAATTTAGCAATAATTCATTTGTTGGGGAAATACCAAGAAATATATCACAATGTCCAAGTCTTGTGTATCTTAACTTGATTGACAATAGGTTGTCGGGAAGTATCCCAGTCGAGCTCGGTTCTCTGCTCAACCTCGAAGACCTTGGCTTAGGTAAAAACAATCTTTCAGGGTCTATCCCTCCAATTCTTGGCAATTTAACATCTCTTACACAACTATCTTTGGTGATGTGTAACTTTAGAGGAGAAATTCCGGAATCACTTGCACAACTTCGGAGACTAAACTTTCTTTCATTAACCGGAAATCATTTAACAGGAAGGATCCCTTCTGGCCTCTTCAATATATCTACTATCTCTACTTTTGATGTCTCTGTTAATGAACTTCAGGGGGTCATACCTGGTGACATAGGCCTCACACTCCCTAATTTAGAGAACCTTCATTTGGCGGAAAACCAATTCACCGGAGAACTTCCAGTCTCATTGTCAAACGCAACCTCCCTTGAAACAGTATACTTTGCCTTCAACAGATTCAAGGGGCCAATGCCAAAAGAACTTGGGAGGCTTTCCAATCTTAAGAGCTTTGCCATTAAAAACAATCTCATTCACGATGATCTAAGTTTTATTGCATCATTGACAAATTGCACAAATCTAATGACTCTGGAATTTGGTGTCAACCTATGGAAGGGTTCATTGCCGGACTTGATGTGCAATCTTTCAAGGCGACTAGAGCACCTAGATATTTCAGGAAGTCAAATACATGGTAATATTCCTTCCGATATTGGGAACCTGGTCGGTCTCAATTACCTTCTCATTTATGAGACCAATATTGAGGGTCCTATTCCTTTTGGCATTGGCAAACTCTCGAATATGGGAATTCTTGCCTTAGCTGGAAACCGGCTTGCTGGTGAGATACCACGTTCATTCGGAAACTTGACTTTGTTAAATAAGTTGTACTTGCAAGGAAACAACTTGTCCGGAAGCATACCTCAGAGTCTTGGCAATTTCACCAGATTGCAATTGTTAGACATaggaaataattttcttgatggCTCCATTCCTCCACAGATAATGAGTCTTTCCTCCATTTCTAGTTACTTACGTCTGTCTTACAATGCCTTAACGGGTTCAATTCCAAGTGAAGTTGGCGCTTTAACACACCTTACAGACTTAGACTTGTCATATAATAGATTGTCTGGTTTGATTCCAAACTCTTTAAGTGGTTGCACTAGCTTGGGAAGAATTCAACTTCAGGACAATTTGCTTCAAGGAGAGATACCACAAGGATTGAGTGCATTGACGGGTTTACAGGATTTGGATCTTTCAAGAAATAATTTGTCCGGTAAAATCCCAGTTTTTCTCGCTCGTCTAAATCTTGTAAATTTGAATATATCATTCAATAGGTTCAACGGCGAAGTACCAATACAAGGAATATTTGGAAATAAGACAGCTCTTTCGGTTGAAGGGAATGTGGAACTATGTGGAGGAATTCTTGAGTTGAAGCTCCCCCCTTGCAGTTCCATGAAGTCCTCTAAGAAACCTTTGCCAACTTTACTTAAAATCATCATTCCAACACTAGCTTCAGTAGGCCTATGTGTTACACTTTGTGCATGCATTTTCATACGCATATATCGGCCAAAACTTTTCATGAAAGAACAAACTTCAGCGGGGTTGATCAATGGCGACCTGTTCATGAGGTTATCGTATGGAGATCTCTTAAAAGCCACCTGCGGTTTCTCAGAAGATAACTTGGTTGGTGCTGGAAGATTTGGATCTGTTTACAAAGGGATACTTGAGGATGGAAAGATAACGGTGGCAATCAAAGTGCTAAATCTTTTGGTCAAAGGTGCCTCTAAAAGCTTCATAGCAGAATGCATTGCACTGAAAGGAATAAGGCATAGAAACCTTTTAAAACTATTGAGTGTTTGTGAAAGTATAGACTTCCAAAGAGGTGAATTCAGAGCATTGGTTTATGAATTCATGTCTAGTGGGAGTTTGGAAGATCTGTTGTACCCTAACAATAAGAGAAACGAAGAACATGATGCAGAGTTCCAGTGCCTTGACATGTTTCAGAGGCTCAAAATCGCCATCGATATTGCTCATGCACCTGAGTACCTACATATTGGCACAGATTCACCTATTATTCATGGCGACTTGAAGCCAAGTAATGTTCTTTTGGATGATGACATGACTGCACATGTAGGCGATTTCGGATTGTCTAAGAAAGTTTCAGACATGCTTGAATCACCAGAAAGCAGTAATACAATTGGGATCAAAGGTACCATAGGCTATGTTCCTCCAG AATATGGCACAAGTAACACGGTCTAA